From Streptomyces chrestomyceticus JCM 4735, one genomic window encodes:
- a CDS encoding LysR family transcriptional regulator, translating into MDLALLRTFVTVHRAGSFTRAAALLGLSQPAVTSQIRSLERQLGRPLFLRKARGVTPTTVGDELAHKVAPHLDALTEITEAGLDEESAIRTLHLAGPPEFTSQRALPALAPLIDQGLCVRAAFGPADELLSGLADGHHDLAITTTRPRGALLTATPLCDEEHVLIAAPRWADRLGGPAVVQAKGVHALAPVPLVEVHESLPLISRYWSAVFETPPAASAAVIASDLRAVLACVMAGAGLAVLPRYLCTEALDSGEAVALLDPPVPPLRTYFLVTRAGTLALPHIARTHEWLLRAAAEW; encoded by the coding sequence ATGGACCTCGCTTTATTACGCACGTTCGTCACGGTGCACCGAGCGGGTTCCTTCACCCGCGCCGCCGCTCTGCTGGGCCTCTCCCAGCCCGCCGTGACCAGCCAGATACGCAGCCTGGAGCGGCAGTTGGGCCGGCCGCTCTTCCTCCGCAAGGCCCGCGGCGTGACCCCCACCACCGTCGGCGACGAACTCGCCCACAAGGTCGCGCCCCACCTGGACGCGCTCACCGAGATCACCGAAGCCGGACTCGACGAGGAGTCCGCCATCCGCACCCTGCACCTCGCCGGCCCCCCGGAGTTCACCTCCCAGCGCGCGTTACCGGCCCTGGCGCCGCTCATAGACCAGGGGCTCTGCGTACGGGCCGCCTTCGGTCCCGCGGACGAGCTGCTGTCCGGCCTGGCGGACGGCCACCACGACCTCGCGATCACGACCACCCGGCCGCGTGGCGCCCTGCTCACCGCCACCCCGCTGTGCGACGAGGAGCACGTCCTGATAGCCGCCCCACGGTGGGCGGACCGCCTCGGCGGCCCCGCGGTCGTCCAAGCGAAGGGGGTGCACGCGCTCGCCCCCGTACCGCTCGTCGAGGTCCACGAAAGCCTCCCGCTGATCTCCCGTTACTGGTCGGCGGTCTTCGAGACGCCGCCCGCGGCCTCGGCGGCCGTCATCGCCTCCGACTTACGGGCCGTACTGGCGTGCGTCATGGCGGGCGCCGGCCTCGCGGTACTGCCGCGCTACCTGTGCACGGAGGCGCTGGACAGCGGAGAGGCCGTCGCCCTGCTCGACCCTCCGGTACCGCCGCTGCGTACGTACTTCCTGGTCACCCGGGCCGGGACGCTGGCGCTGCCGCACATCGCCCGTACTCATGAGTGGCTGCTGCGGGCGGCTGCGGAGTGGTGA